A genome region from Populus alba chromosome 3, ASM523922v2, whole genome shotgun sequence includes the following:
- the LOC118031005 gene encoding NDR1/HIN1-like protein 13 produces MTDRVFPSTKPATNGTAATNPSFPATKAQLYGATRPTYRPQPNRKRSRGCCCACVLWTTAVIFILIVLAVIAGAIIYVLYRPQRPSFDVSGLNISSLNLTSASHLTTNINLNITARNPNKKLVYTYNPITISVTTERDDIVVGSGSIPSFVHGTKNTTFLRAAITSSGVQLDDVSAGKLKADLKSKNGVALKLELETKVKVKMGGLKTPKARIRVTCQGIKATVPSGKKATTASVSNANCKVDLRIKIWKWTF; encoded by the coding sequence ATGACAGACAGGGTCTTCCCTTCTACTAAACCAGCCACAAATGGCACAGCAGCCACCAACCCCTCCTTTCCAGCCACCAAAGCCCAACTCTACGGTGCCACCCGCCCCACCTACCGCCCCCAACCCAACCGCAAACGCAGCCGCGGTTGCTGCTGTGCCTGTGTTTTATGGACTACAGCGGTCATCTTCATTCTCATAGTCCTTGCTGTCATAGCTGGAGCCATCATCTACGTCCTCTACCGACCCCAGCGCCCCTCCTTCGACGTCTCCGGCCTCAACATCTCCTCTCTCAACCTTACCTCAGCTTCCCATCTCACCACCAACATCAACCTCAACATCACCGCTAGAAACCCTAATAAAAAACTTGTCTACACATATAACCCCATCACCATATCTGTGACTACAGAAAGAGATGATATCGTTGTAGGCAGTGGTTCGATACCCTCATTTGTGCATGGTACCAAGAACACAACCTTTTTGAGAGCCGCCATCACAAGCAGCGGCGTGCAACTGGATGATGTATCTGCTGGTAAGTTAAAGGCGGATTTGAAGAGCAAGAATGGTGTGGCTTTGAAGCTAGAGCTGGAGACTAAGGTGAAGGTCAAGATGGGAGGGCTAAAGACTCCAAAGGCTAGGATTAGGGTCACTTGTCAAGGGATTAAAGCCACTGTTCCATCTGGGAAAAAAGCAACAACAGCATCTGTGTCAAATGCTAATTGCAAGGTTGATTTGAGGATCAAGATCTGGAAGTGGACTTTCTGA